A genomic region of Paramormyrops kingsleyae isolate MSU_618 chromosome 19, PKINGS_0.4, whole genome shotgun sequence contains the following coding sequences:
- the atp6v1d gene encoding V-type proton ATPase subunit D isoform X1: MSGKERIDIFPSRMAQTIMKARLKGAQTGRNLLKKKADALSMRFRQILRKIIETKTLMGEVMREAAFSLAEAKFAAGDFSTTVIQNVNKAQVKVRAKKDNVAGVTLPVFEHYQEGGDSYELTGLARGGEQLAKLKRNYAKAVELLVELASLQTSFVTLDEAIKITNRRVNAIEHVIIPRIERTLSYIITELDEREREEFYRLKKIQEKKKQMKERTAREMAERLAKLGPMAEPTNMLIEEADEDLLFE; encoded by the exons GGCGCAGACCATCATGAAAGCACGTCTGAAGGGTGCCCAGACAGGGAGGAATCTACTCAAGAAGAAGGCAGATGCCCTGTCCATGCGCTTCCGGCAGATTCTCCGCAAGATCATAGAG ACCAAAACGCTGATGGGGGAGGTGATGAGGGAGGCAGCCTTCTCTCTAGCGGAGGCCAAGTTTGCTGCCGGAGACTTCAG TACCACTGTGATCCAGAACGTGAACAAAGCCCAGGTGAAGGTGCGTGCCAAGAAGGATAACGTAGCAG GTGTTACTCTCCCAGTATTTGAGCACTACCAGGAAGGAGGGGACA GCTACGAGCTGACTGGTTTGGCAAGGGGAGGGGAGCAGCTGGCTAAGCTGAAGAGGAATTACGCCAAGGCTGTGGAGCTGCTTGTTGAACTGGCCTCCTTACAG ACTTCATTCGTTACACTGGATGAGGCCATCAAAATCACTAACCGTCGTGTGAATGCTATAGAGCACG TGATCATTCCGCGGATCGAGCGTACCCTGTCCTACATCATTACGGAGCTGGATgagcgagagagggaggagTTTTACAG GCTGAAGAAGATCCaggagaagaagaagcagaTGAAGGAGAGGACAGCGCGGGAGATGGCGGAGCGGCTGGCAAAGCTGGGACCCATGGCAGAGCCCACCAACATGCTGATAGAGGAAGCGGACGAGGACCTGCTCTTTGAGTGA
- the atp6v1d gene encoding V-type proton ATPase subunit D isoform X2 yields the protein MSGKERIDIFPSRMAQTIMKARLKGAQTGRNLLKKKADALSMRFRQILRKIIETKTLMGEVMREAAFSLAEAKFAAGDFSTTVIQNVNKAQVKVRAKKDNVAGVTLPVFEHYQEGGDSYELTGLARGGEQLAKLKRNYAKAVELLVELASLQTSFVTLDEAIKITNRRVNAIEHVIIPRIERTLSYIITELDEREREEFYRLKKIQEKKKQMKERTAREMAERLAKLGPMAEPTNMLIEEADEDLLFE from the exons GGCGCAGACCATCATGAAAGCACGTCTGAAGGGTGCCCAGACAGGGAGGAATCTACTCAAGAAGAAGGCAGATGCCCTGTCCATGCGCTTCCGGCAGATTCTCCGCAAGATCATAGAG ACCAAAACGCTGATGGGGGAGGTGATGAGGGAGGCAGCCTTCTCTCTAGCGGAGGCCAAGTTTGCTGCCGGAGACTTCAG TACCACTGTGATCCAGAACGTGAACAAAGCCCAGGTGAAGGTGCGTGCCAAGAAGGATAACGTAGCAG GTGTTACTCTCCCAGTATTTGAGCACTACCAGGAAGGAGGGGACA GCTACGAGCTGACTGGTTTGGCAAGGGGAGGGGAGCAGCTGGCTAAGCTGAAGAGGAATTACGCCAAGGCTGTGGAGCTGCTTGTTGAACTGGCCTCCTTACAG ACTTCATTCGTTACACTGGATGAGGCCATCAAAATCACTAACCGTCGTGTGAATGCTATAGAGCACG TGATCATTCCGCGGATCGAGCGTACCCTGTCCTACATCATTACGGAGCTGGATgagcgagagagggaggagTTTTACAG GCTGAAGAAGATCCaggagaagaagaagcagaTGAAGGAGAGGACAGCGCGGGAGATGGCGGAGCGGCTGGCAAAGCTGGGACCCATGGCAGAGCCCACCAACATGCTGATAGAGGAAGCGGACGAGGAC CTGCTCTTTGAGTGA